AGCCTTACTCCGCAACCTTGACGTTTTATTGCGTGAAGAGACTGGACTTCCTGTCGTTGTTGCCGATGATCCGTTAACAGCGGTGGTGATGGGAGCAGGGAAGGCGTTAGACGAACTTTCTTTACTTAAAGAACTGGCGATACAATAACCCCGAGGGCATCCTCGACTGAGTGCGATTCATGTTCCGGTTTTTTCATCGTTACCGAGTAGTGCTATCGTGCGCGTTTTTCCTGTTAGTGTCATTAGGGCTTGCGGCGGTGAACCGCCGTGCGGCGTACCCTATCGATCCTGTGGGCGTGGTCCTCTTGGAAGTCATGCATCCGCTACAAGTCGGCGTTACTGCGGTCAGCAATTATGTTGGCATTGCCTGGGATCGGTATGTCGCGTTACAATCTGTTCGTGAGGAAAACGAACAGTTACGGAAGCGCGTGAAAGAATTAGAGCAACGCGATAAGTATGCGAAAGAGCTTGTGCGGGCAAATGAACGACTTGGCAAGCTCCTTGAATTTGAGCAGCGTCTCCACGGCCTGGGACAGACAACGATTGCTGCGAGCATTGTCGGGCGAAGCCCCTCAGCTTGGGTGAAGACTGTCGTGTTGGATAGAGGTTCTACTCAAGGAGTGAGTAAAGGTATGGCGGTACTTTCTCCTGAAGGCGTTGTTGGCCAAGTTGTTGCGACCACGCCTAGCACCGCTCGCGTCTTGTTGGTAGCGGATATCAATAGTGCCATCGATGGGTTATTGTCCACTTCACGGACCCATGGGATTGTTTCTGGCTCACGAGACGGAGAGTGTACCCTCAAATATGTGGCTCGATTGGATGAAGTCATCGTTGGCGACACAGTGCTGACAACGGGACAAGACGGGATTTTTCCAAGGGATCAAGTGATTGGCATCGTCGAGCGGGTTGGTGCGCAAGACGGTGGAATGTTCCAAGATGTGGAGGTTAAACTCAGTGTCGATCTCGCCAAGGTCGAGGAAGTCCTCGTGGTGGCGCCCGGAACTGTCCAGGCCGCAGAATGAGGCGTCTGGAGCTCCAGAGCGAGAAAAGTTCTCGCTGGTGTTGCTTGTCGCTACCGGTTTGCTCGCGGTACTCCTGCAGACCTCACTGATGCAGCATTTCCCAGTGATTCCTGACTTCTTGCTTATCCTGTGTGTGTACCTGGGAATCAATCACCGGTCTGTGGGTGGGGCAGCGGCCGCTTTCTTTCTGGGCTACAGCTTGGATAGCTGTTCTGGGGCGCCGGTTGGAACCAATGCCTTCGCCATGAGCTTGGTCTTTGCCACAGTGAGTGCGATTGCACGACAGCTCTGGCTCTATAACCCGGCGTCAATCCTCAGCATGGTCTTTCTCGGGGTCGTGCTGAAGACTGGGGCTGTGTTACTGCTGACAGATTTCGGTCGCTTCGCTGAACTTATTCAACCCACAATCGCGCGGTATGTCGTTTGGGATGCGACCGTAGCGATGCTGTTGACTCCGGTCGTCTTTACCATTCTTTACCGCGGGGAACTCGCTGATCACGAAGGATAAATGCGCGAGGCCAGAATCGCTCCACTTGGCCTACAAGATCCCGCACCTCCCATTACGGTGCGCCTGGGCATTATCGGCCTGATTATCTTCTTTGCTTTTGTCCTTTTGGTTGCACGTTTGTGGCAACTTCAGGGAATCGAAGGACAGGAGTTCCGCACCCTCTCGGAAAATAATCGCTTACGGTTAAAGCGGACACCTCCCTTACGTGGGGTGATCTATGACCGACGCATGCGCGAAATGGTCAATAACCGCCCAGCGTTCAATGTTGTCCTGGTTCCGGAGGATGTGCCTGATCTTCCGACGACGCTGGCTACTTTGGCTGAGCATTTGCGCGACCCTACGTTACTGGGGACCACGAGCATTCCACAAGACCTCCGGCGCCTGCCATACCAGGGCGTCGTGTTAGCACAGGATGTGACAAGGGACGCATTGGTCGCGATCGAGGCACGCCAGGTGGCGTTACCAGGAGTGAGCATCGATGTGGGATCGAAGCGTGTCTATCCCCCTGACGGGTTTGCCGCTCATTTGTTGGGGTACGTTGGACAGGTGAATGCGAGTGAACTCCAACGGTTTCGCAAACTCAAGCTGGTTCCTGAGTATCGGCTCGGTGACATTCTCGGTAAATTCGGGATCGAGAAGCGATGGGAGACCGGACTCCGTGGTGAAGGGGGAGGGCAACAGATTGAGGTTGATGCCAACGGCCATCGCTTGCGCGTGCTGGACTCACGCGAAGCAAAGGCCGGAGAAAGCCTTGTTCTCACCATTGACGTCGATCTGCAGCACGCAGCGGAAACCGCCCTCCAAGGGAAAGAGGGCGCGATCGTCATGCTCGATGTGAATACTGGTGAAGTCTTGGCAATGGCCAGCCACCCGTCATTCGATCCGAACCTCTTTGCCCGCGGCATTCGGACGAACGAATGGCATGCCTTGGTTGATGACCCGCTACGTCCGCTGAATAATCGTGCGGTCCAGGGTCAATATCCTCCAGGGTCAACTTTCAAAGTGATTATGGGGGCGGCCGCGCTGGAGAAGGGCGTGGTCACGCCAACGACGCGTTTTCATTGCTCTGGAGGTCTGCAGTTTGGTGGGCACCGCTTTCGTTGCTGGAAGCGACGTGGACATGGAAGCATGAATCTGCAACAGGCAATTGCCCATTCGTGTGATGTCTACTTTTACCAAGTCGGGCAGCGTCTCGGCATTCAGAACATTGCCGATTATGCCCGGCTCTTCGGTATGGGAAAACCGTTGGGGGTAGGGCTCGATCACGAAGCCTCTGGCCTCATTCCTGATGGCGCGTGGAAGAGCAGGGTACTCAAAGCCCCGTGGCTCCCTGGGGAAACGTTATCCGTTGTCATTGGTCAAGGGTATGTGACGGCGACGCCGTTACAGATGGCAGTGGTCGCTGCGACAGTTGCCAACGGCGGGATTGTGTATCGTCCGCATGTGGTGAAGCAGACGATCGGTGTGGGGGGAGAGATCAAAGAGTATGCCCCTGAGGTGTTTGCGACGGCCCATATCCAACCTGAGATCATGCAACTCGTGCGTGACGGCATGCGAGATGTCGTCAATAGCGGAGGGGCCACCGGAGGCCGGGCCAAGCTGCCCAATGTCGTGGTGGCGGGAAAAACCGGGACTTCACAAGTAATCTCTGGGACGCGGGGAAAGGGCAAGATCATGGCTCGGCAATTCCGCGACCATGCCTGGTTCATTGCCTTTGCGCCATTCGAGCGACCAGAAGTGGCAGTGGCTGTCGTGGTGGAACATGCTGGTGCCGGTGGCGGGCAAGTTGCCGCTCCAATGGTCCGTGAGGTGTTGGATACCTACTTTAAAATCACACCACGTACGGATCACAAGCCCATCAAACTTGATGAATGGGTGAACGCGCAACGAGCGAAGGCGTCTGCAGAGAAGGAATAGACGGCGAATTGTTTCGAGTGAAGATCACATATTGTGAATTAAAAAAGAATGTTCGATAGAAGACTTCTCGTGCATTTTGACTGGCTCTTGTTCGTCCTCGTGCTGGCCTTAGTCGGCATTG
This sequence is a window from Deltaproteobacteria bacterium. Protein-coding genes within it:
- the mreC gene encoding rod shape-determining protein MreC translates to MFRFFHRYRVVLSCAFFLLVSLGLAAVNRRAAYPIDPVGVVLLEVMHPLQVGVTAVSNYVGIAWDRYVALQSVREENEQLRKRVKELEQRDKYAKELVRANERLGKLLEFEQRLHGLGQTTIAASIVGRSPSAWVKTVVLDRGSTQGVSKGMAVLSPEGVVGQVVATTPSTARVLLVADINSAIDGLLSTSRTHGIVSGSRDGECTLKYVARLDEVIVGDTVLTTGQDGIFPRDQVIGIVERVGAQDGGMFQDVEVKLSVDLAKVEEVLVVAPGTVQAAE
- the mreD gene encoding rod shape-determining protein MreD, which encodes MWRLNSVSISPRSRKSSWWRPELSRPQNEASGAPEREKFSLVLLVATGLLAVLLQTSLMQHFPVIPDFLLILCVYLGINHRSVGGAAAAFFLGYSLDSCSGAPVGTNAFAMSLVFATVSAIARQLWLYNPASILSMVFLGVVLKTGAVLLLTDFGRFAELIQPTIARYVVWDATVAMLLTPVVFTILYRGELADHEG
- the mrdA gene encoding penicillin-binding protein 2, producing the protein MREARIAPLGLQDPAPPITVRLGIIGLIIFFAFVLLVARLWQLQGIEGQEFRTLSENNRLRLKRTPPLRGVIYDRRMREMVNNRPAFNVVLVPEDVPDLPTTLATLAEHLRDPTLLGTTSIPQDLRRLPYQGVVLAQDVTRDALVAIEARQVALPGVSIDVGSKRVYPPDGFAAHLLGYVGQVNASELQRFRKLKLVPEYRLGDILGKFGIEKRWETGLRGEGGGQQIEVDANGHRLRVLDSREAKAGESLVLTIDVDLQHAAETALQGKEGAIVMLDVNTGEVLAMASHPSFDPNLFARGIRTNEWHALVDDPLRPLNNRAVQGQYPPGSTFKVIMGAAALEKGVVTPTTRFHCSGGLQFGGHRFRCWKRRGHGSMNLQQAIAHSCDVYFYQVGQRLGIQNIADYARLFGMGKPLGVGLDHEASGLIPDGAWKSRVLKAPWLPGETLSVVIGQGYVTATPLQMAVVAATVANGGIVYRPHVVKQTIGVGGEIKEYAPEVFATAHIQPEIMQLVRDGMRDVVNSGGATGGRAKLPNVVVAGKTGTSQVISGTRGKGKIMARQFRDHAWFIAFAPFERPEVAVAVVVEHAGAGGGQVAAPMVREVLDTYFKITPRTDHKPIKLDEWVNAQRAKASAEKE